A genomic region of Ignavibacteriota bacterium contains the following coding sequences:
- a CDS encoding TlpA family protein disulfide reductase encodes MKYISIFILVFLFLVVTGCSKKEKEQANTQQSNSTSVSQNVSEIENVQLREGMVPNFSFTDANGQATNFDSFKGKVTLVNFWATWCGPCKMELPDLIALSKEYGDRNVRFIGISTDRGSDVLEDVRTFVQKAGISYQIVIANDDIESAYGNINAIPTTFIVDENGKIVQSFVGVRSKEFFADALNKALGISS; translated from the coding sequence ATGAAATATATTTCCATTTTTATTTTGGTCTTTTTATTCCTCGTTGTCACGGGTTGTTCGAAGAAAGAAAAGGAACAGGCAAACACACAACAATCCAATTCCACTTCCGTCTCACAGAATGTTTCCGAAATTGAGAACGTACAATTACGGGAAGGTATGGTTCCGAATTTTTCGTTCACCGATGCAAACGGTCAAGCAACGAACTTTGATTCATTCAAAGGAAAAGTGACATTAGTGAACTTTTGGGCAACGTGGTGCGGTCCGTGTAAAATGGAACTCCCCGACTTGATTGCGTTAAGCAAAGAGTACGGAGACCGGAACGTTCGTTTTATTGGAATTTCCACCGACCGCGGTAGCGATGTGCTGGAGGATGTCCGTACGTTCGTTCAAAAAGCCGGTATCTCGTATCAAATAGTAATCGCGAATGATGACATTGAATCTGCATATGGGAACATCAATGCAATTCCCACGACGTTTATCGTGGACGAAAACGGAAAAATCGTCCAGTCGTTCGTTGGCGTTCGCTCGAAAGAGTTTTTTGCAGATGCGTTGAACAAAGCGCTTGGTATTTCCAGTTAA
- a CDS encoding isoaspartyl peptidase/L-asparaginase, which yields MNNFNRRDFLKTTAIAGVAALASPVLSPAIATVQTKGKAFKPIAISSGNGTKALDKTMELIKKGSDALDAIVAGVNIVEDDPNDMSVGYGGLPNEDGVVELDAAVWHGPSFRGGSVASIRNIKNPSKVAKLVLERTDHVLLVGEGALRFAKAHGFQEENLLTEKAREAWLKWKENLSKEDDWLPPHTIEDTDIGEIISKYRRTYGTIHISAIDLHSNLSCCTTTSGLAFKIPGRVGDSPIIGAGLFCDNEVGSAGSTGRGEANLLNLSSAMIVEWMRQGKSPEQACLMACERVQHRCKEKRLLDEKGRFKHSVTFYAINKDGEYGGANMWEGGTYLIHDGAEVRKMECAFLHKRDDK from the coding sequence ATGAACAATTTTAATCGTCGCGACTTTCTTAAAACCACAGCAATTGCCGGCGTTGCTGCATTGGCATCACCGGTTCTTTCACCTGCAATTGCAACGGTGCAAACGAAAGGCAAGGCGTTCAAACCGATTGCAATTTCAAGCGGGAACGGAACGAAAGCGCTTGACAAAACAATGGAACTCATCAAAAAGGGGAGCGATGCTTTAGATGCAATCGTAGCCGGAGTAAATATTGTCGAGGATGACCCCAACGATATGAGCGTCGGGTACGGTGGTTTGCCCAATGAAGATGGAGTGGTTGAACTTGACGCCGCCGTTTGGCATGGACCAAGTTTCCGCGGCGGTTCAGTTGCGTCAATCCGGAATATCAAGAATCCATCCAAAGTTGCAAAGTTAGTGTTAGAACGAACTGACCATGTTCTGCTTGTCGGAGAAGGCGCGTTGAGGTTTGCAAAGGCACATGGGTTTCAGGAAGAAAATTTGCTCACCGAGAAAGCGCGCGAGGCTTGGTTGAAGTGGAAAGAAAATCTCAGCAAAGAAGATGACTGGCTTCCGCCACACACGATTGAAGATACAGATATTGGAGAAATCATTTCCAAATACAGACGCACATACGGAACCATTCACATCAGCGCGATTGATTTGCACAGCAATCTTTCCTGTTGCACGACGACAAGCGGACTTGCATTCAAGATTCCCGGTCGGGTGGGTGATTCGCCTATTATCGGAGCGGGTTTGTTTTGCGATAATGAAGTCGGAAGCGCCGGCTCGACCGGACGTGGCGAAGCAAATCTTCTCAATCTCAGTTCGGCAATGATTGTCGAATGGATGCGACAAGGGAAATCTCCCGAACAGGCATGTCTTATGGCGTGTGAGAGAGTTCAACATCGTTGTAAAGAAAAACGATTGTTAGATGAAAAGGGAAGATTCAAACATAGTGTTACGTTTTATGCAATCAACAAAGATGGAGAATACGGCGGAGCAAATATGTGGGAGGGGGGAACATATCTTATTCACGATGGAGCGGAAGTGAGAAAAATGGAATGTGCGTTTCTTCATAAACGCGATGACAAGTAA
- a CDS encoding zf-HC2 domain-containing protein: MNCKNVSELIPAVLDGELRADEQSSIEQHLEHCTHCRNEFELHSMAKRIVRQRLHRIATPPHIRERIFSQLRQESPQPVRGSWFSLNPFRISWKPVAVFSGALAIILLMVFYPQSKVHHSHAAPSDADIIHQTYNNFDKMLAGSLLPQISSGDKFDVEQFFAQKADFKVSVPDMKRCRLVGGIFSNYNDAQVAHVLYEYGSEPIYIFQARLQDVLEGKGLFLPEEIKEELLRTGMYVRHHSSDCTLIVRIVDSTVCCTMADIDKEDLLNYITESK; encoded by the coding sequence GTGAATTGTAAAAATGTTTCTGAACTGATTCCCGCAGTTCTGGATGGTGAACTACGGGCTGACGAACAATCATCCATCGAACAACACCTCGAACACTGTACGCACTGTCGCAACGAATTTGAATTGCACAGTATGGCAAAACGAATTGTACGGCAACGTCTTCACCGGATTGCAACCCCTCCGCATATTCGTGAACGAATTTTCTCTCAACTCAGGCAAGAATCTCCTCAGCCTGTACGCGGTTCATGGTTCTCATTGAATCCATTTCGAATATCATGGAAACCGGTTGCTGTATTTAGCGGTGCGCTTGCAATAATTCTCCTCATGGTTTTCTATCCGCAATCAAAAGTGCATCATTCCCACGCAGCGCCGAGCGATGCAGACATCATCCATCAAACATACAATAATTTTGATAAGATGTTGGCGGGTTCATTGCTTCCTCAAATCTCATCAGGCGATAAGTTCGATGTCGAGCAGTTTTTCGCGCAGAAGGCAGACTTCAAAGTCAGCGTTCCCGACATGAAACGGTGTCGTTTAGTAGGCGGAATCTTCTCGAACTACAACGATGCTCAGGTTGCTCATGTCTTGTATGAATACGGAAGCGAGCCAATTTATATTTTTCAAGCCAGATTGCAGGATGTGCTGGAAGGGAAGGGATTGTTTCTTCCGGAAGAAATCAAGGAAGAATTGCTAAGGACGGGAATGTATGTTCGCCACCATTCTTCCGATTGTACACTCATCGTTCGGATTGTTGATTCTACCGTTTGTTGCACAATGGCAGATATTGATAAAGAAGATTTATTAAATTACATCACAGAAAGTAAATAA
- a CDS encoding sigma-70 family RNA polymerase sigma factor, whose protein sequence is MQAAPALDAGTRSRHIEFERDAAPHMNLLYNYAHWMTGDRDEADDLLQETFLKAYRFWDKFEKGTNLKAWLFKIMKNSYINMYRKDKREPDKVDYEEIQNFYNEIRAESTDPNDLQQQIFGGLLDDEVTSALESLPEDFRTVIILCDIEGLPYEEIAEFVDCPIGTVRSRLHRARKMLQTQLYEYAKQRGYVTQH, encoded by the coding sequence ATGCAAGCAGCCCCAGCCTTAGATGCCGGTACTCGTTCACGTCACATCGAGTTCGAGCGTGATGCCGCGCCCCACATGAATTTACTCTATAATTATGCTCATTGGATGACCGGAGACCGGGATGAAGCCGATGACCTTCTTCAAGAAACATTCCTGAAGGCGTATCGTTTTTGGGATAAGTTTGAGAAGGGAACTAACCTGAAAGCATGGTTGTTCAAGATTATGAAAAATTCGTACATCAACATGTACCGGAAAGATAAACGTGAACCGGACAAGGTTGATTACGAAGAAATTCAAAATTTCTACAACGAAATCCGCGCTGAGTCAACCGACCCAAACGACTTACAGCAACAAATATTCGGCGGTTTGCTTGATGACGAAGTAACTTCTGCTTTGGAATCCTTGCCTGAAGATTTTCGTACGGTGATTATTCTCTGTGATATTGAAGGTCTGCCGTATGAAGAAATTGCCGAGTTTGTTGATTGCCCGATTGGAACGGTTCGCTCACGGTTACATAGAGCGCGTAAGATGTTACAAACTCAATTGTATGAATACGCGAAACAGCGCGGCTACGTTACTCAACATTAA
- the thiL gene encoding thiamine-phosphate kinase, producing MNTPISSLGEVALIEHLRTIVEGQFEDSSLRQQLLKGISDDTAVYQPTEGNVQLITTDAFVEGVHFDLTYTSFKHLGWKLMAANLSDIAAMGGIPRYAVISLALPSKISVEMVEELYRGIAFACKEYSCILVGGDTVASVANMFLSVTLIGEAEKEKVAYRHGAKVGDVLCVTGTLGAAHAGLKILQREKERFISAGNAESFQPNLALYTEVLERHLMPKPRLDISRILMEHVQVHSMIDISDGLASEVHRICKESKVGGKVYEHKIPLLEKTKSITDEFSERGIDYALFGGEDYELLFSISEDELEKLQSLTNDISVVGKIVSQHEGIELVKENGESVMLPFGGFEHFR from the coding sequence ATGAATACTCCAATCTCTTCACTCGGCGAAGTCGCACTCATTGAACATCTCCGTACAATTGTTGAAGGTCAATTTGAAGACAGTTCACTTCGGCAACAACTTCTCAAAGGAATTTCTGATGATACAGCAGTGTATCAACCCACCGAAGGGAACGTTCAATTAATTACAACCGATGCATTTGTTGAGGGAGTGCATTTCGATTTGACATACACTTCTTTCAAACACCTTGGCTGGAAACTCATGGCGGCAAACCTGAGCGATATTGCTGCGATGGGAGGAATTCCTCGGTACGCTGTCATTTCTCTCGCGCTTCCATCGAAAATTTCTGTCGAGATGGTTGAAGAACTGTATCGGGGAATTGCATTTGCTTGTAAAGAGTACTCATGTATTCTGGTTGGCGGAGATACGGTTGCCTCAGTTGCAAACATGTTTCTTTCAGTAACTCTCATCGGGGAAGCAGAGAAAGAAAAAGTAGCGTATCGTCATGGGGCGAAGGTTGGCGATGTGCTTTGTGTAACAGGAACTCTTGGCGCGGCACATGCGGGATTGAAAATTCTTCAGCGCGAAAAAGAGCGTTTTATTTCTGCGGGCAATGCTGAATCGTTTCAACCGAACTTAGCTCTGTACACTGAAGTTTTAGAAAGGCATTTGATGCCGAAACCCCGCCTTGATATTTCTCGGATTCTGATGGAACATGTTCAAGTTCATTCCATGATAGACATCAGCGATGGATTGGCTTCGGAAGTTCATAGGATTTGCAAGGAAAGCAAGGTGGGTGGAAAAGTGTACGAGCATAAAATTCCATTATTAGAAAAGACAAAAAGCATCACTGATGAATTTTCCGAGCGCGGAATTGATTATGCATTATTCGGCGGTGAAGATTATGAACTCCTCTTTTCCATAAGCGAAGATGAATTAGAAAAACTACAATCATTGACGAATGATATTTCCGTTGTCGGGAAAATTGTTTCCCAACATGAAGGCATCGAACTTGTGAAAGAGAACGGAGAGTCGGTGATGCTACCGTTCGGAGGGTTTGAGCATTTTCGGTAA